The following proteins are co-located in the Granulicella pectinivorans genome:
- a CDS encoding glycoside hydrolase family 43 protein, with amino-acid sequence MRRVFFLVLFLSANLVLHAQDYPLTLSSMPLHDPFILADGASKTYFLYTSNVPSLTGEKRRGTMAYTSKDLKHWSKPSVVFTPPEEFWAHDGAWAPEVHAYHGHFYLFTTLHNTTRTIPQPSPLGHATYVRGTLIARADRPGGPFIPLKQDGPVPPADFMTLDGTLYVDRADQPWMVYAHEWLQKIDGTIEAVPLQADLSEASGPPIHLFKGSDAPWVNAEVIPSTRGSIYVTDGPELFRTKDGHLLMLWSSYEHAHGATDAGSSYVQTIARSRSGEIQGPWEQLAPLVHEDSGHGMLFHSFDGRLMLVLHRPFKNARGKIYEMRDAGDHLEIVRERIDLDEDGR; translated from the coding sequence ATGCGTAGAGTTTTTTTCCTTGTCCTCTTCCTTTCGGCGAATCTGGTGCTGCATGCCCAGGACTATCCGCTCACGCTTTCTTCCATGCCACTCCACGATCCATTCATCCTCGCGGATGGTGCTTCGAAGACGTACTTCCTCTATACCTCGAACGTCCCATCGCTTACGGGAGAGAAGCGGCGGGGCACGATGGCGTATACGAGCAAGGACCTCAAGCACTGGAGCAAACCGTCTGTTGTCTTCACGCCTCCGGAGGAGTTCTGGGCGCACGATGGGGCGTGGGCGCCTGAGGTGCATGCTTATCACGGCCACTTTTACCTCTTCACCACGCTGCACAACACGACCAGGACGATTCCGCAACCGTCGCCGCTGGGGCACGCGACGTATGTGCGCGGCACGCTGATCGCGAGGGCGGATCGGCCCGGCGGACCCTTCATTCCGCTGAAGCAGGACGGGCCGGTTCCGCCGGCGGACTTCATGACGTTGGACGGGACACTGTATGTCGACCGGGCTGATCAGCCGTGGATGGTGTACGCGCATGAGTGGCTGCAGAAGATCGACGGTACTATCGAGGCGGTGCCGTTGCAGGCGGATCTGAGCGAGGCATCCGGGCCGCCCATCCATCTGTTCAAGGGCTCGGATGCTCCGTGGGTGAATGCGGAGGTCATTCCCAGTACGCGGGGTTCCATCTATGTGACGGATGGGCCGGAACTCTTTCGTACCAAGGACGGTCATCTGCTCATGCTGTGGTCGAGCTATGAGCATGCGCATGGGGCGACGGATGCCGGGAGCAGCTATGTGCAGACCATCGCGCGGTCACGCTCCGGCGAGATTCAGGGGCCTTGGGAGCAGCTTGCGCCGCTGGTCCATGAAGACAGTGGGCATGGGATGCTCTTTCACAGCTTCGATGGGCGGTTGATGCTTGTGCTGCATCGTCCGTTCAAGAACGCTCGGGGGAAGATCTATGAGATGCGGGATGCTGGGGACCATCTTGAGATTGTGCGGGAACGGATTGATTTGGATGAGGACGGGAGATAG
- a CDS encoding competence/damage-inducible protein A: MIAEIIAAGSEMLTPYRQDTNSLYLTEQLNDLGVTVAFKTIVGDSLEHLTGAARIALSRADIVLFSGGLGPTEDDLTREAAATALGRELHRDPTLLTDLAKRFAARRMAMPENNLKQTDVIDGATILANANGSAPGQYIDTVVPNQDGNGVRKIVILLPGPPRELKGMFKDVVLPILAPNLPPRFLAKRTLRMGLIPESQVDARTAPIYKQFTDVETTILAGHAEIQLHFLCAKDTLAEAQARVEELSALVEQEMGDAIFSSGGESLEEIVLLHLGMRQLTLSTAESCTGGLLAERLTGIPNSSLTFAGGVVVYNQAMKTAFCGVPPELFATHGSISAEVARALAEGIRQRTSTSFGVGITGLAGPSGGTGLDADKPIGLIYIAVATPTGTQVKEIQIAGDRDRIRLWASQHALEMIRQTLI, from the coding sequence ATGATCGCTGAAATCATCGCCGCCGGCTCCGAGATGCTCACGCCCTACCGGCAGGACACCAACTCCCTCTACCTCACCGAGCAGCTCAACGACCTCGGCGTCACCGTCGCCTTCAAAACCATCGTCGGAGACTCCCTCGAGCACCTCACCGGAGCCGCCCGCATCGCGCTCTCCCGCGCCGACATCGTCCTCTTCTCCGGAGGCCTCGGCCCCACCGAGGACGACCTCACCCGCGAGGCCGCCGCCACCGCTCTCGGGCGCGAGCTCCACCGCGACCCCACCCTCCTCACCGACCTCGCCAAGCGCTTCGCCGCCCGCCGCATGGCCATGCCCGAGAACAACCTCAAGCAGACCGACGTCATCGACGGCGCTACCATCCTCGCCAACGCCAACGGCAGCGCCCCCGGACAATACATCGACACCGTGGTTCCCAATCAAGACGGCAACGGCGTCCGCAAGATCGTCATCCTCCTCCCCGGCCCGCCGCGCGAACTCAAGGGCATGTTCAAGGATGTCGTCCTCCCCATCCTCGCCCCCAACCTCCCACCGCGCTTCCTGGCCAAGCGCACCCTCCGCATGGGCCTCATTCCGGAGTCGCAGGTCGACGCCCGCACCGCCCCCATCTACAAGCAGTTCACCGACGTCGAGACCACCATCCTCGCCGGTCACGCTGAAATCCAGCTCCACTTCCTCTGCGCCAAGGACACCCTCGCCGAGGCCCAGGCCCGCGTCGAAGAACTCAGCGCCCTCGTCGAGCAGGAGATGGGCGACGCCATCTTCTCCTCCGGCGGCGAATCCCTGGAGGAGATCGTCCTCCTCCACCTCGGCATGCGCCAACTCACGCTCTCCACCGCCGAAAGCTGCACCGGAGGCCTCCTCGCCGAGCGACTCACCGGAATCCCCAACTCGTCCCTCACCTTCGCGGGGGGTGTGGTCGTCTACAACCAGGCCATGAAGACCGCCTTCTGCGGCGTGCCCCCCGAGCTCTTCGCAACCCACGGCTCCATCAGCGCCGAAGTCGCCCGAGCTCTCGCCGAAGGTATCCGCCAGCGCACCTCCACCAGCTTCGGTGTCGGCATCACAGGGCTCGCAGGACCCAGCGGAGGCACCGGTCTCGACGCCGACAAACCCATTGGTCTCATCTACATCGCCGTCGCCACTCCCACCGGGACGCAGGTCAAGGAGATCCAGATCGCCGGAGACCGCGACCGCATCCGTCTCTGGGCCAGCCAGCACGCGCTGGAGATGATCCGGCAAACGCTCATCTAA
- the plsY gene encoding glycerol-3-phosphate 1-O-acyltransferase PlsY yields the protein MNPWLISISIAYLLGSIPFGYLLVRIFRKEDIRTTGSGNIGATNVARSGAKGLGIATLLLDLGKAYVAVKIAQHIAPGNWDLATMAAVAAILGHIFPIWLGFRGGKGVASALGVFLALSPMTALCILVIFLAVVRLTRIVSLASIVAAAAIPLLMLHFAHNMSRIVLFGFIFIPLLVIVKHHANIARLLAGTESRFGSKKTNENNDPGKAPA from the coding sequence ATGAACCCCTGGCTCATCTCCATTTCGATCGCTTACCTTCTCGGGTCTATCCCCTTTGGGTATCTTCTGGTGCGCATCTTCCGCAAGGAAGACATCCGCACCACAGGCAGCGGCAACATCGGTGCCACCAACGTGGCCCGCTCCGGTGCCAAGGGACTCGGCATCGCCACCCTTCTCCTCGACCTCGGCAAGGCCTACGTGGCCGTCAAGATCGCCCAACACATCGCCCCAGGCAACTGGGATCTCGCCACCATGGCTGCGGTTGCCGCCATCCTTGGCCACATCTTCCCTATCTGGCTCGGCTTTCGCGGAGGCAAGGGAGTCGCAAGCGCCCTCGGCGTCTTCCTCGCCCTCAGCCCCATGACGGCGCTCTGCATCCTCGTCATCTTCCTCGCCGTCGTACGACTTACCCGCATCGTCTCGCTCGCTTCCATCGTCGCGGCCGCGGCAATTCCGCTTCTCATGCTCCACTTCGCGCACAATATGTCGCGCATCGTCCTTTTTGGCTTTATCTTTATTCCACTTCTTGTCATCGTGAAACACCACGCCAACATCGCTCGTCTCCTTGCCGGCACAGAAAGCCGTTTCGGTTCCAAGAAGACGAACGAAAACAACGATCCAGGGAAGGCGCCCGCATGA